A genomic segment from Deltaproteobacteria bacterium encodes:
- a CDS encoding TIGR02710 family CRISPR-associated protein: MKKILVATVGGSCAPIVNAVQMDSYDHVFFVCSTGSKGSEIAVDGDGKPCKEGRDGRKDMSIVAQTGLSRNQYSKLPLDNPDDLGLCYQHLKELRAAIKQRFGHGSQVVANYTGGTKTMSVALGMAAMAAGWSLYLNLGPRIDLVKVRSADRPVPVTGVADVYGDQYEVMILQAARRYDYSMVVALADDLLSMQRTAESQQLWLSVRTAAKGFAAWDVFDHATALNLLSSLGRYYGRHLAALKKLTGQEEGNGYEPVADLLNNAQRRASQERFDDAVARLYRATEMVAQIRLSREHGLGSNKLTLNDLPENLRSEYEPFVRDKDKVLLGLRESFGLLNRLGDPVGRLFLDKGNAVINALTTRNNSILAHGIKPVGREGYEKVWETLHGLITEALDLAKGRLDVPQFPRDLPMLAEA; this comes from the coding sequence GTGAAAAAGATCCTGGTAGCAACAGTTGGAGGTTCCTGTGCACCGATAGTCAATGCTGTTCAAATGGACAGTTATGACCATGTCTTCTTTGTATGTTCCACAGGCTCAAAGGGCAGCGAGATTGCAGTTGACGGAGATGGAAAGCCATGCAAGGAGGGCCGGGATGGCAGGAAGGACATGTCCATCGTTGCTCAAACCGGGCTTTCAAGAAACCAATATTCGAAATTGCCTTTGGATAACCCGGATGATCTGGGTCTATGCTACCAGCATCTGAAAGAATTGAGGGCCGCTATCAAACAGCGCTTCGGTCATGGATCTCAGGTCGTTGCAAACTATACTGGCGGTACTAAGACCATGTCAGTGGCACTGGGAATGGCCGCTATGGCAGCGGGCTGGAGCCTGTATCTGAATCTTGGTCCAAGGATCGATCTGGTGAAGGTCCGGTCCGCGGATAGGCCCGTTCCTGTGACAGGCGTAGCTGATGTATACGGGGATCAGTATGAAGTAATGATCCTGCAGGCTGCCAGACGGTATGACTACAGCATGGTCGTGGCCCTGGCGGACGACCTATTGAGCATGCAGCGTACGGCTGAAAGCCAACAACTGTGGCTGAGTGTCCGAACGGCAGCCAAAGGGTTTGCAGCATGGGATGTCTTTGATCATGCAACTGCACTGAACCTGTTGTCTTCCTTAGGCCGTTACTATGGAAGGCATCTGGCTGCATTGAAAAAACTGACCGGCCAAGAGGAAGGCAACGGTTATGAACCTGTTGCCGATCTCCTGAACAATGCGCAAAGGCGCGCATCACAGGAGCGATTTGACGATGCGGTTGCCCGGCTCTACCGTGCCACCGAGATGGTGGCCCAGATTCGTCTGTCCAGGGAACACGGACTGGGCAGCAACAAGTTGACCCTCAACGACCTGCCGGAAAACCTTCGTTCAGAGTATGAACCCTTTGTCCGCGACAAAGACAAAGTCCTGTTGGGGCTCCGTGAATCCTTCGGTCTGTTGAATCGTCTTGGCGACCCGGTAGGCAGGCTGTTTTTAGACAAAGGTAACGCAGTGATTAACGCACTGACCACACGAAATAACTCAATATTAGCTCATGGGATTAAGCCTGTGGGTCGGGAAGGCTATGAAAAGGTATGGGAGACTCTTCATGGCTTAATTACTGAAGCCTTGGATTTGGCCAAGGGCCGGCTGGATGTGCCGCAATTCCCCCGTGACCTGCCCATGCTTGCAGAAGCTTAG